The nucleotide window tggcggctgcgctccgcctcggcgagctcgtcctcgcgcagccggagctcctcgaggcggcggtcgagctcgtcgatgcgctCCTTGTTGGCGTCGGGCTTGCGCGCCGCCTTCCACGTCTCGTAGATGATgagcccgccggcgacggccaggatgaaggcgtcgccgatgacgtcggcgaagaggtccacggccttggcctcggggAGCGGGCGAAACTTGCGCCTCCAGACGTTTTGGAAGGGGAACCCTCCTTTGCGCTTTTGGGATGATGAggtggaggacgacgacgacgtcgtcgatgacgacgacggagaggatgaggacgaggaggcggacgaggaggaggcaagGTGCTCCGTTTTGATAGCAGAAGGGACCTTTTCCTTCGCGGTGGCCTTTTCcctggccgcctcgtcgcgcttgTGCTGCTCCTCCGTCTTGACggtcggcgcctcggcgcgctcctTGGCCCGCCGCTCGGCTTCGGGATCCCGCAGCAGGGCGACCGACATGCGCATGTTCAGTTGGTGTATCGACTGGCCGTACcgggcggcgaaggcgcgGAAGCGGGGATggtcgtgggcgcgcgccTTGATGCGGTTCTATGAAGCGCAGAAGTGTCAGTCCCGTTGAGGTTCTTTTTCTTTCCCATGCTGATGGTCAACCACGGAGAGAGGGAGTGGTTGCTTCCTTACTGCGCCATATTTCGAAACGTGCCGCACAAAGAGGG belongs to Purpureocillium takamizusanense chromosome 1, complete sequence and includes:
- a CDS encoding uncharacterized protein (COG:S~TransMembrane:1 (i110-133o)~EggNog:ENOG503P2J4), which codes for MRMSVALLRDPEAERRAKERAEAPTVKTEEQHKRDEAAREKATAKEKVPSAIKTEHLASSSSASSSSSSPSSSSTTSSSSSTSSSQKRKGGFPFQNVWRRKFRPLPEAKAVDLFADVIGDAFILAVAGGLIIYETWKAARKPDANKERIDELDRRLEELRLREDELAEAERSRQQRYDALEEALRALQDPKTKKPLLPPPPPSPSPRAA